The Planktothrix tepida PCC 9214 genome window below encodes:
- a CDS encoding WD40 repeat domain-containing protein, which translates to MRVTPNGQYIVTSEGGSMPTIWNWSGQPIAKLKGYKVNFSLDSQFLATTEPDGQAYLWNISGKLLAELKGHKSGVLDVSFSPNSKQLVTAGKDGIARVWNFSGEQIAELKRHRGSVASVSFSPNSQLIATGGADGKIRLWDLSGQEQLELTGHRGTVLSIDFSPDNKSLITYGEDSLIRLWDVSGRQVTQLKNSKNTVRDVIFSPDNKYIATIEKDGIAQVWTFSGQILNSIKTQSDYINRVNFNQDGKTIDVLTNKNVQTWSLSGQLLNTENTNHQSPAQSNPQIGENLKVETEKDGTILINNSSGKNLLKLKDKIYDSIFNAILSPDGQHIAGIDQDRIVYIWELSSKILTVLKVSQLGYFSFSPDGQRIAIITKNGVVEIYDLLGRKLARWEVNPHPDYGVLARFSPDWRYVAIVGEDNKVVVWSVPQNLDELLERGCNWLSSYFANRPDERERLKICQDDE; encoded by the coding sequence GTGCGCGTTACCCCTAATGGTCAATATATTGTAACGTCAGAAGGTGGCTCTATGCCTACCATTTGGAATTGGTCAGGTCAGCCTATAGCAAAACTCAAAGGCTATAAAGTTAACTTTAGTTTAGATAGTCAGTTTCTTGCAACGACTGAACCCGATGGTCAAGCTTATCTTTGGAATATATCAGGAAAACTCTTGGCAGAACTTAAAGGTCATAAATCTGGTGTTTTAGATGTCAGTTTTAGCCCTAATAGCAAACAGTTAGTAACTGCTGGAAAAGATGGTATTGCTAGAGTTTGGAATTTTTCAGGTGAACAAATAGCAGAACTTAAAAGACATCGAGGAAGTGTTGCATCAGTGAGTTTTAGCCCTAATAGTCAACTCATTGCAACAGGTGGGGCAGATGGTAAAATTCGCCTTTGGGATTTATCAGGTCAAGAACAGCTTGAACTGACAGGACATCGAGGAACTGTACTTTCTATTGATTTTAGTCCTGACAATAAAAGTTTAATTACTTATGGAGAAGATAGCCTAATTCGCCTTTGGGATGTATCAGGTCGTCAGGTTACTCAACTTAAAAATAGCAAAAATACGGTTAGAGATGTTATTTTTAGTCCTGACAATAAGTACATTGCTACAATTGAAAAAGATGGAATTGCTCAAGTTTGGACATTTTCAGGTCAAATTTTAAATTCAATCAAAACCCAGTCAGATTATATTAATAGAGTCAATTTTAATCAGGATGGTAAAACGATTGATGTCTTAACAAATAAAAATGTTCAGACTTGGAGCTTGTCAGGCCAATTATTAAACACTGAGAACACTAATCATCAAAGTCCTGCTCAAAGTAACCCTCAAATTGGCGAAAACCTTAAAGTTGAAACTGAAAAAGATGGGACAATTTTGATTAATAATAGTTCAGGTAAAAATTTATTAAAATTAAAGGATAAAATTTATGACTCAATTTTTAATGCAATCTTAAGCCCAGATGGTCAACATATTGCTGGAATAGATCAAGACAGAATCGTATATATTTGGGAATTGTCGAGTAAAATTTTAACTGTTTTGAAAGTCAGCCAATTAGGATATTTTAGCTTTAGTCCAGATGGACAAAGGATCGCTATAATTACTAAAAATGGAGTAGTAGAAATTTATGATTTACTCGGTCGGAAATTAGCTCGATGGGAAGTTAACCCTCATCCTGACTATGGGGTTCTTGCACGTTTTAGTCCTGATTGGCGATATGTGGCTATTGTTGGAGAAGATAATAAAGTTGTCGTTTGGTCTGTTCCTCAAAACTTAGATGAACTCCTTGAAAGAGGTTGTAATTGGTTATCAAGTTACTTTGCTAATCGTCCAGATGAACGAGAACGCTTAAAAATTTGTCAAGATGACGAATGA